CTTCCCGGCATTAATACTACGGCCAAGAGCGCTGATAACCCCTACAGTCACAGTGGGTTTCGGATCATCGACAATAAAGCCGAACGGATTGCCGATTGCAACTGCCCATTCACCTACCTGTAAATCGTTCGAATCTCCAAGCGGGGCAAAAAGGAACGCGCGTTTCTCGCTGATTTTTATAATAGCAATATCAGAATCTTCATCAGATGCCTCCAGTTTCCCGTCATATTCCTTGCCGTCAAAAAGTTTTATCTTGATTTCATCGGCCCCGTGAATCACATGTTCATTTGTCAGGACATAACCGTCCGCGGAAATTATTACCCCTGACCCTAATCCCTGTTGTTTAAAATCTCTTTGTGACGGCGGCATCTGGCCAAAAAAATCATTGAAAAATTTGTCAAAAAAATCATCGTGATAAGGACTTATGTATCTCCGGGTTTTTACAGTAGTGCTGACTTTTATTGTTACAACAGAAGGCCCGATTCTTTTTGCCGCCTGGACAATCGCGGTATTCCGGCTGTTTGTTATATCATCCTGGGAAACTGCAATAGCAGTATGCGCAATAAAAAGAAACAAAAAAGCAAATAAAATTTTTCCTGATTTAATTCTGTCCATAATATTTCCTCCATGCTAAAACCTGAAAACGAATGACCAAAAAACTACTATAGTATGCCATATCTCAAAAAAGTTGTCAATATTTGCAATTTTATTATAAACAAAAATAATCGCTTACATTATTCTGAGAGGAACATAATATTTGGGCTTTGGTGTTAATGGGGATATAGCTCTTTACTGTGTCTAATGCGGCCTTGGGCGTGTTATTTTCTTCACTTAAATGAAATAAAAATATATATTTTAATTCCGGATGCATAACACGTTTAAGCGTCTTTCCCGCATCGTTGTTGGAAAGATGGCCGTCTTTACTTAATATTCTGTTCTTAAGATGCCAGGGATAATTTCCATTTACAAGCATTTTTTGGTCATAATTAGATTCTATTATAATAATATTTGAATCCGCCATATTTTGTAAAACATTATTATTTACAATTCCCAGGTCAGTCGCCAGAGCGATTTTCCTGCCATTGCAATAAATTGAATAACCGCAGGGGTCAGATGCGTCATGAAAAACAGAAAACGGTTTAATCAGAAAATCCCCTATTTCAAAAAAATCGGAATTTGTAATTTTTTTAATATTTTCATATTCTATCCGGGATTTAATCGACTGATAGGTCAAATCATTAATACAGATAGGGCCTGAGATTTTTTCTGTTATCTTTCCAAGCCCGCTTGAATGGTCGTGATGTTCATGCGTGACAAGAACCGCATTTATATCACACAATCTTACATTTATTTTTTGGAGCCTTTTTATTATTTCTTTTTCCGAAAAACCAAAATCAATTAAGATATTTGTTTTCCCCGAAGATATGTATATACAATTTCCACTGCTTCCACTGCCTAAAATACAGATTTTAAGATCCAATCATTCACTCCTGAAGACAAGGGGACACGGCCTCTTGTTATTTCAACGCCTTAATCATTTTTTTTGCTTCTTCCAGATAATTTATCCCGGCATCTTCAAGTTCTATTTTTTTGCCGCACTGTTTTATTTTTTCTTCTTCTAACCGTATAAATTCCGAAAACGACGTTTTCGCTGATTTATCTTCTTTCCCTGCCTGATAAATCAAGGCCATATTATAATAAGCCGGTGCAAATTTATTATCCATTTCAATTACTTTCTGGAAACATTTCATTGCATGGTTAATATTATTTTTGGCAGCATAGTAAACACCATGATTATAAAAATCCGCAACAGTTTGCGGCTTTATTCCCAATTCCTTCTCATATGCAACCATATCTTTATAATCCAACGAATAAAGCAGTGTCAGGCCGTATTTACGATAAAGCTGGTCCGTTTGTTTGGATTCGAGAAATTTTTTTAAAACTCCAATTTCTTTTTCAATCAATTTATCATAAAATGTATTTTGAATATTTTCCTTTATTGCAGTTTCCAAGCCTTCAGTATTTTTTTCTTGTTCTATAATGTCTTTTTTCATTTTTGTAATCATCCTCCCATATTTAAAAACATTTTTCCCATCTTATAGTAATTGTTTTGAAATCCCTCTCTCCCGGGAGCAAATAAAGACTGCTTTTTTCCGAATTTTTCTTACGCCTGTCAAATTTATAAAAATGTGCATCTACATAAGCGTCTGCCATATTATAAACCCACAGCAGACCACCGAGCCAGATAAAGGTATTTCTTGCCTTGCGAAGGTCTTCAAGCCTTTCCCTGTAAGCCCCTCTTTTCTTAATATTGTTTTCAGGGACAGATTCCCAGTCGCGATATGCCTCTATCTGGTAATCATGCATGACCAGCGTCCCTGCAATCGCTGTTGCTTCTAAACCAATTATAGTCCACGCCTTAACCCTCTTTTTATTATAGAATTGACCCATTCCCGGAATGATAGAAAGGCGTGCAACATACCGCGGGGGCAGCCTTTCTTTTTCAACCTCATCGGCAAAAATCAATTCATTACGCAAAATAATTATACCCGCCAATAAAAAGGCAGTGTATATTCTTGCCCTTTTCACCGCGCCCCTCTTTCTTCTGAAAATTCATTACCGTTATAATTATAGCTTAGCATATAACCGTTCCCGCAAACTTGGAAGGGCTTTGGGTCATTTCATCTCTTGTTTACTGCCGGGAAAACTTATCTTCCGCAATTTCTCAATAGCTGAAAGGTCCGCGGTCAAATGATATTCCTCACTGCTTGTCAAAACCTTATTCTCTTTAACTTTTGCGGCGATGTTTTGGCACATAAAACATTTGACTTTTAAATTTTCGACTCTTTCCGACACAATTACTCCTTTTCTTAACTTTACTCTTACCAGTTCTATCGGAAAAAATAATAAACTGCTTGATTATTTATTCTTATGCCGCATTGCTCTCCGTCTCTTTTTTCTTTTGTGAGTCGCTATCTTTTTCTTTTTTCTTTTTTTCCCGCACCCCATTCTTAACCTCCTTTTGTGGTTTTATAAGCCGGTTTTGTCATTCGCTTCTAAGTTAAAGCTGGCTAATTATATCAAAATTATTTTTATTTTTCCACTAAAGAAACAGCTCTCTGGCGTTTTTTAGAGCGATGTCCAACCCATCCGCCTTTTTCCCTCCGCCCATCGCAAAATCAGGCCTCCCGCCGCCGCCGCCGCCAATATGTTTTGACAATTGTTTCAGGATTTTATCAGCCTGGTACTTACCTGTCAGGTCTTTTGTAACACCCACGCAAATCATGGGTTTATCATCAAGAACGCTTCCTAAAATCATTATTCCCGAACCCAGTTTTGTTTTTAAATTATCAATGGATCTTCTTAAAGTGTCCGCGTCCAGCCCTTCCATCTTTTTTATTAAAACCTTTATCCCGTTTAATGTTTCAGCTTCCTTTGAAAAATCTTCTATTTTATTTCTTGCAACGCATTCCTTCTGTTTAACCAATTCTTTTTCAATATTTTTATAATCATTTATAAACCTGTCAACTCTGGGAAGTAAATCCGCCTGGCTGGATTTTAATTTTAACGCTATTTCCTGAAGCACCCATTCTTTTTCTCTCATTAAACTTATTGCGGCATCGCCTGTAACCGCTTCAATTCTCCTGACACCGGAAGAAATACCCCCTTCTGA
The nucleotide sequence above comes from bacterium. Encoded proteins:
- a CDS encoding MBL fold metallo-hydrolase, which translates into the protein MDLKICILGSGSSGNCIYISSGKTNILIDFGFSEKEIIKRLQKINVRLCDINAVLVTHEHHDHSSGLGKITEKISGPICINDLTYQSIKSRIEYENIKKITNSDFFEIGDFLIKPFSVFHDASDPCGYSIYCNGRKIALATDLGIVNNNVLQNMADSNIIIIESNYDQKMLVNGNYPWHLKNRILSKDGHLSNNDAGKTLKRVMHPELKYIFLFHLSEENNTPKAALDTVKSYIPINTKAQILCSSQNNVSDYFCL
- a CDS encoding DUF5683 domain-containing protein; the encoded protein is MKRARIYTAFLLAGIIILRNELIFADEVEKERLPPRYVARLSIIPGMGQFYNKKRVKAWTIIGLEATAIAGTLVMHDYQIEAYRDWESVPENNIKKRGAYRERLEDLRKARNTFIWLGGLLWVYNMADAYVDAHFYKFDRRKKNSEKSSLYLLPGERDFKTITIRWEKCF